The DNA region ACACAGCGTGTAACAGTGGATGAAGTGGACGTAGCAAGTGTATGTCGGAATTGCTTTCTACTCGAGCATCTAgtgtttcttttttcatttttcatgtgtGTCTGCGTGGTTGTGGTGTCATCAGAAAATATCATACCTATAACCGTTTAACAGAACAACACTAACTCCTATACCTCAATCCAACGAGTTGAGGTCGGCTATATGAATCCTAATAAATATCCACATAATACAAACAGATCGTAACAACAACAAGTCGCCTAAATCACAAAACCGCTATACCTTTGAGTTTCGATTGACCACTGCTGTTGAGGTGCCAACAAGTTTCGGATCATCAATAACCACGATTGCCCGATCTTCTCCCTGAGTAGATTCCTCGTTGTTAACACCATTCGCACCAGTAGCTTGAATGCCCATTTCCACCTCCAAATCTATAGCAAATTTTCATAAAACAAGCAAATTTTCAGAAAACACACACATCAACATAAAGAATTTTTCCAAATTAGTTAAATAATTGAACGCGACAAATAACTAAAACAGGTTTTGCAAATGCAGTAAAATCAAGATATACTATCAACAAACATTATGAAACGTTACGTAACAAGACATAAAAGGGAAGCGCGGAGCACTAAAGATACCGCTATGCGTGGTGTCACCAAAGGGTgcattgtacgcagccttactttgcatttctaccggaggctgtttccaaggcttgtaCCCGTGAtgtcctggtcacatgacaacaactttaccagttacgccaagacataataacaacaataccttcatcattttttctctcattttccaCCATAACAGAAACTTCATCCCTCAACCCTTTCAATATCTCCGTGTAGCAATCCACGCTTTCACTTGTCGGGTTCTCTATCTCTTCGATTCTCGTAGAAAACAAATTGTTGTCGTCCTTATAGTATTTCAGATGCTCTTCGATTATCCTATTATAAGTTTTTTCCATATTCCTGTTTCTTTCctcgattttttttttcacatttcatTAGATATCTTTGCACAAAAGAGTAGTGTTCTTCTTTAACAATTCGTTTTTCCTTAAAGATCACAAGCGCTTCTACGATCGATACCCTCTTCGACGAAGAATCCATTATCGAAAATGTGATAATAATGAGATTTTCTTGATATAGCAAAAAAGTGCGATGCTGTTAAGACTGCGAAAAATCGCATCGGCTAACTCTGTGCCACTAGCCGCGGTAATACAGAGGATGCAAGCGTTATCCGGAATGATTGGGCGTAAAGCATCTTTCACAACCATTTAAATGGTTCCATTCCTAGTGAGTTGGGGAATTTGAAAAACCTCACCGATTTGAACTTGTCTCAAAATCAGCTTAGTGGTTCAATTCCGATAACTCTAGGTGACTTACCCGAGCTCAAGATATTGAACCTTTTTTCTAATCAACTTTCCGGTCCCATTCCTAGTGAGTTGGGGAATTTGAAAAACCTCACCAAATTGGAATTGTCTCATAATCAGCTTAGTGGTTCAATTCCAATTACTCTAGGTGACTTAACTGAGCTCAATAGACTGTCCCTTCAGTTTAACCAATTTTCTGGTCCCATTCCAAGTGAGTTGGGGAATTTCAAATACCTCACCGGTTTGGCATTGTCTCATAATCAGTTTAGTGGTTCAATTCCAATTACTCTCGGTGACTTAACCGAGCTCAAGCTATTGTACCTTTATTCTAATCAACTTTCTGGTCCCATTCCTAGTGAATTCGGAAAATGCAACAAATTGACTGATTTGAAAATAGCGAGAAATAGAATTGGAGGTAGCATACTACCAGAGATTGGAAATGTCAAAGGGCTTCTAGGACTTGATCTTTCATCGAATCATTTGATCGGGCCGATTCCAAAGGA from Capsicum annuum cultivar UCD-10X-F1 unplaced genomic scaffold, UCD10Xv1.1 ctg57467, whole genome shotgun sequence includes:
- the LOC124893319 gene encoding probable leucine-rich repeat receptor-like protein kinase At1g35710 translates to MLLRLRKIASANSVPLAAVIQRMQALSGMIGRDLPELKILNLFSNQLSGPIPSELGNLKNLTKLELSHNQLSGSIPITLGDLTELNRLSLQFNQFSGPIPSELGNFKYLTGLALSHNQFSGSIPITLGDLTELKLLYLYSNQLSGPIPSEFGKCNKLTDLKIARNRIGGSILPEIGNVKGLLGLDLSSNHLIGPIPKEFGKLTSLIRLLVQNNSISVNIPVEVVSLAKLESLDLSDNRLNGSIPT